One Helicobacter cetorum MIT 00-7128 DNA window includes the following coding sequences:
- a CDS encoding L-serine ammonia-lyase: MASFSILSIFKIGVGPSSSHTIGPMEAGARFCELLKDVLEQVERIQITLHGSLSLTGKGHLSDEAVLIGLHGICANSLDINTKKAILYSVLENKLLMLANKKAINFDYDKDLIFDDNRLSRHENALVLQAFNANKELLKEETYYSTGGGFVYTERELDQSLEKDLCQKNIYDFNSAKELLELCQMHQKSIAEIVRLREIALGNHPDEVMTKIYQVMLECYHNGANSKEIYLPGRLQVTRLAPSIKIRLEKHPKNGNDPLALIDYISLYARAIAEENASGGKVVTAPTNGACAVVPSVLLYAQNHLFENLSQTAINDFLLTCSAIGYLYKKNASLSGAEAGCQAEIGVASSMAAGGLACLYQATMQQILIASEIAMEHHLGLTCDPVGGLVQIPCIERNVLGAIKAISASKLALEDAYKPKVSLDEVIATMRATGKDMDAKYKETSLGGLAKTIKC; the protein is encoded by the coding sequence ATGGCTAGTTTTTCTATTTTATCCATTTTTAAAATCGGCGTTGGACCTAGCTCTTCACACACCATAGGACCTATGGAGGCTGGAGCTAGATTTTGTGAATTATTAAAAGATGTTTTAGAGCAAGTAGAGCGCATTCAAATCACTTTGCATGGCTCATTGTCTTTAACCGGAAAAGGGCATTTAAGCGATGAGGCAGTCCTAATTGGCTTGCATGGCATTTGTGCCAATAGCTTAGATATAAACACAAAGAAAGCTATTTTGTATAGTGTTTTAGAAAATAAGCTCCTAATGCTTGCTAATAAAAAAGCCATTAATTTTGATTACGATAAGGACTTAATCTTTGATGATAATCGTTTATCTAGGCATGAAAATGCCTTAGTTTTGCAAGCTTTTAACGCCAATAAAGAACTCTTAAAAGAAGAAACTTACTATTCTACCGGTGGGGGCTTTGTCTATACAGAAAGAGAATTAGACCAATCCCTTGAAAAAGACTTGTGTCAAAAAAATATTTATGATTTTAATAGCGCTAAGGAATTGTTAGAATTATGCCAAATGCACCAAAAAAGCATTGCTGAGATTGTGCGTTTAAGAGAAATTGCCTTAGGAAATCACCCCGATGAAGTGATGACTAAAATTTATCAAGTCATGCTTGAATGCTATCATAATGGCGCTAATTCTAAAGAGATTTACTTGCCCGGTCGCTTGCAAGTTACACGCCTAGCCCCAAGCATTAAAATACGCTTAGAAAAACACCCAAAAAATGGGAATGACCCCCTAGCCTTGATTGATTATATTTCACTATATGCTCGTGCAATTGCTGAAGAAAATGCGAGTGGAGGCAAGGTGGTAACTGCCCCTACTAATGGCGCATGTGCGGTTGTGCCAAGCGTGCTTTTATACGCTCAAAATCATTTGTTTGAAAATCTATCACAAACTGCTATCAATGACTTTTTGCTCACTTGCTCTGCTATTGGCTATCTTTATAAGAAAAATGCCTCATTAAGTGGCGCAGAGGCTGGGTGTCAAGCTGAAATTGGCGTGGCAAGCTCTATGGCTGCTGGAGGATTAGCATGCCTATATCAAGCTACAATGCAACAAATCTTAATAGCTAGTGAAATTGCTATGGAACATCATTTAGGGTTAACATGTGATCCTGTAGGAGGCTTAGTGCAAATCCCTTGCATTGAAAGGAATGTCTTAGGGGCGATTAAAGCGATTAGTGCCTCTAAACTTGCCCTAGAAGATGCCTATAAGCCTAAGGTGAGTTTAGATGAAGTCATTGCTACTATGCGAGCTACCGGAAAAGATATGGACGCCAAATATAAAGAGACTTCTCTAGGAGGGTTGGCTAAAACCATTAAATGCTAA
- a CDS encoding outer membrane protein, which translates to MKKTFVASVISLVMASVLSAEMPTKNSAVAKSSKSKSSKGERNAAFIGIDYQLGMLSTTEQNCSKATCDTDPVVTPGKGVSWGSTGSIYNKALTNQQYAINGFGFMTGYKHFLKKVPMFGFRYYAFFDFASSYYKYDVYGANYEYTRHGAQNYMFGYGGGTDILFNPAIFNRENLHFGFFLGIAIGGTSWGPMNHYYKDLAHTYGGRLATSNFQFLVNGGIRLGTKHQGFEIGLKIQTIRNNYYVANAAPYGEPFRATFHRPFAFYWRYIVSF; encoded by the coding sequence ATGAAGAAAACTTTCGTAGCGAGTGTCATCTCTCTAGTAATGGCAAGCGTATTGTCAGCCGAGATGCCTACAAAAAATAGTGCGGTTGCTAAGTCGTCTAAGAGCAAGTCTAGCAAGGGTGAGAGGAATGCGGCTTTTATAGGGATTGATTATCAATTAGGTATGTTAAGCACTACTGAGCAAAATTGCTCTAAAGCTACTTGTGATACAGATCCAGTCGTTACTCCCGGCAAAGGGGTAAGTTGGGGTAGCACAGGAAGTATTTATAACAAGGCTTTGACAAATCAGCAATACGCTATCAATGGCTTTGGCTTTATGACAGGATACAAGCATTTCCTTAAAAAAGTCCCTATGTTTGGTTTCCGCTATTATGCGTTTTTTGACTTTGCGAGTTCATACTATAAGTATGATGTGTATGGGGCTAATTATGAATACACTCGTCATGGCGCACAAAACTATATGTTTGGCTATGGTGGTGGCACAGACATTCTTTTCAACCCTGCGATTTTCAATCGTGAGAATTTGCACTTTGGCTTTTTCTTAGGGATTGCAATTGGCGGAACTTCTTGGGGTCCAATGAATCATTACTATAAGGATTTGGCTCATACATATGGCGGAAGACTTGCTACTTCAAACTTCCAATTCTTAGTTAATGGTGGGATTCGCTTAGGCACTAAGCATCAAGGCTTTGAGATTGGTCTTAAGATTCAAACCATTAGAAATAACTATTATGTTGCCAATGCTGCCCCTTATGGCGAGCCTTTTAGAGCAACATTCCATCGTCCTTTTGCGTTCTATTGGCGCTATATTGTAAGCTTTTAA
- a CDS encoding DUF1104 domain-containing protein produces the protein MNKMVLSVFLFGLLGISLSASDFKSMDNKQLAEQAGKVSPEEIPQFRAEVHKRLQAMNEEERKAYKAQFKDAIGKNLGALSEDERKKREEEILKVIANKKKQMTMKEYRKRELDLHSCTCEGPFHDHKKKEYQQHKKAHHKHHEDSKQHKD, from the coding sequence ATGAATAAGATGGTATTGTCGGTATTTTTATTTGGATTACTAGGCATTTCTTTGAGTGCGAGCGATTTTAAAAGCATGGATAACAAGCAACTTGCTGAACAAGCAGGAAAAGTGTCTCCAGAAGAGATTCCACAATTTCGTGCAGAGGTTCATAAGCGCTTGCAAGCTATGAATGAAGAAGAGCGCAAGGCATATAAAGCGCAGTTTAAAGATGCTATTGGTAAGAATCTAGGCGCTTTAAGCGAAGATGAGCGTAAAAAGCGTGAAGAAGAAATTCTTAAGGTTATTGCCAATAAGAAAAAGCAAATGACCATGAAAGAATATCGTAAGAGAGAGTTAGATTTACATAGTTGCACTTGTGAGGGTCCTTTCCATGACCACAAAAAGAAAGAATACCAACAGCATAAAAAAGCGCATCATAAACACCACGAAGATTCCAAGCAACACAAAGATTAA